In Colletotrichum destructivum chromosome 8, complete sequence, the following proteins share a genomic window:
- a CDS encoding Putative small GTP-binding protein, whose product MTRPRRSSAASEESNGTAGEQELGSMYDYLAKIVLLGPSGTGKSCLLHRFVKSEWRVLSSQTIGVEFASKIIKVGTGSRRKRIKLQLWDTAGTERFRSVSRSYYRGAAGAILVYDVTNHSSFRGLQPFLNDARALASPNLSCLLVGNKLDLASEPLIDTSLPPPTPSSLGSMSYFANGSAGSGGSSIPSLGTQQKATEAPEGREVSNADANRWAGTVGIPVVMEASAFNGENVDEIFARLARMILTKIELGDIDPDDPMSGIQYGDGYGGGWNAGASDGASIKSSMTGATLDEAGGVRRRKGKRNTRSGANWGLRDWEEVFTLTNRRRGGNCC is encoded by the exons ATGACGAGACCGCGTCGCTCCAGCGCCGCGAGCGAGGAGAGCAACGGTACCGCTGGCGAGCAG GAGCTGGGTAGTATGTACGACTACTTGGCCAAGATTGTTCTGCTGGGACCGAGCGGGACGGGCAA GTCTTGTCTGCTTCACCGTTTTGTCAAGAGCGAATGGAGAGTATTGTCGTCCCAAACAATCGGCGTCGAGTTTGCGAGTAAAATCATCAAGGTCGGCACCGGATCCCGGCGGAAACGGATCAAGCTGCAG CTTTGGGATACCGCCGGCACCGAACGATTCCGTTCCGTTTCTCGATCCTATtaccgcggcgccgccggcgccattCTCGTCTACGACGTCACAAACCACAGCAGTTTCCGCGGACTGCAGCCATTCCTCAACGATGCCCGCGCCCTGGCGTCGCCGAACCTGTCTTGTCTCCTGGTAGGAAACAAGCTCGACCTCGCATCCGAACCCCTTATCGACACGAGCCTACCCCCGCCAACACCGAGCAGCCTCGGCTCCATGTCGTATTTTGCAAACGGCTCCGCGGGGTCGGGCGGCAGCAGTATTCCGTCGCTCGGCACGCAACAAAAGGCCACCGAGGCACCGGAAGGGCGCGAGGTCAGCAACGCCGACGCGAACAGATGGGCGGGCACGGTGGGGATCCCCGTTGTGATGGAGGCGAGCGCCTTCAACGGCGAGAACGTCGACGAGATTTTTGCGAGGCTCGCTAGGATGATTCTGACCAAGATCGAGCTGGGCGACATCGATCCGGACGACCCGATGAGCGGCATTCAGTACGGCGACGGCTACGGCGGAGGGTGGAATGCGGGCGCCAGCGACGGCGCAAGCATCAAGAGTTCCATGACGGGCGCGACtctggacgaggcgggcggcgtgcGCAGGCGAAAGGGCAAGCGAAACACGCGTAGCGGCGCCAACTGGGGTTTACGTGACTGGGAGGAGGTGTTTACGTTGACGAACCGACGCAGAGGCGGCAACTGCTGTTAG
- a CDS encoding Putative Marvel domain-containing protein, which translates to MMNETQQQHPQAQSLPQGQAPQQQQQQQQQQQSYTHHAPSGPPPPMIVTPTWLVAIRGLQFFLAIIILGLSAAIIHWVYMDELGLSVAISLFTWIIVLYALLSEKLPALRRFYHTYAVLALDLFLVILWLATLGATAARRATFVVSVTASCSSDGSAVNSGRCTVLRRYIVMSHGALAMLSAIAGLSALQLILFLATFIWTVVQFVRWRKANAPAAQSGASQGEIQMESKQPFLAQQTAYQQQPSPSPQNGHVQQQQQQQFYPPQQYQQHQQQPPQQYQEMPVQQQQHQQYPQQTPSPAQNYGQQPPQEYQQYQQHQHQQYPAQPYTPSPVNGAVSPANSPPPQGQGYAYPPQELR; encoded by the exons ATGATGAACGAAACGCAGCAACAACATCCGCAAGCACAGTCTCTGCCCCAGGGCCAGGccccccagcagcagcagcagcagcagcagcaacagcagagCTACACACATCATGCCCCCAgcggcccgccgcctcccatgATCGTCACGCCGACCTGGCTGGTCGCCATCCGCGGCCTCCagttcttcctcgccatcatcatcctcggcctTTCTGCCGCCATCATCCACTGGGTTTACATggacgagctcggcctctCTGTCGCTATC TCCCTCTTCACCTGGATCATCGTCCTCTAcgccctcctctccgagAAGCTGCCCGCCCTCCGCCGGTTCTACCACACCtacgccgtcctcgcccttgacctcttcctcgtcatcctctgGCTCGCGACCctcggcgccaccgccgcccgccgcgccaccttcgtcgtctccgtcacCGCCTCGTGCTCCTCCGATGGCTCCGCCGTCAACTCGGGCCGCTGCACCGTCCTGCGCCGCTACATCGTCATGAGccacggcgccctcgccatgctctccgccatcgccggcctctCGGCCCTGCAgctcatcctcttcctcgccacTTTCATCTGGACCGTCGTCCAGTTCGTCCGCTGGCGCAAGGCCAATGCCCCCGCGGCCCAGTCCGGGGCCAGCCAGGGCGAGATCCAGATGGAGTCGAAGCAGCCGTTCCTCGCACAGCAGACGGCCTACCAGCAGCaaccgtcgccgtcgccgcagaATGGGCAtgttcagcagcagcagcagcagcagttctACCCTCCTCAGCAGtaccaacaacaccaacagcagCCGCCTCAGCAATACCAGGAGATGCCCgtccaacagcagcaacaccagCAATATCCCCAGCAGACACCTTCTCCCGCCCAGAACTACggccagcagccgccgcaggAGTACCAGCAAtaccagcagcaccaacaccagcagTATCCGGCCCAGCCGTATACGCCTTCGCCCGTGAACGGGGCCGTCTCGCCGGCCAACTCCCCACCACCTCAGGGGCAGGGGTACGCGTACCCCCCACAGGAACTACGGTGA
- a CDS encoding Putative glycoside hydrolase, family 2, immunoglobulin-like beta-sandwich, beta-mannosidase: protein MASRTVIPIDKNWQFRQADKDDSDLLAVSQFPTNVHLDLIHHNIIPDPFIGKNELDVQWIGEKQWLYKTTFASEAIPEGAQAVLAFDGLDTFATVVLNGKTILETDNMFTPERVDVTAVLAKEGGDNELVITFDSAYLRGWKLVEKYPDHKWGCWNGDNSRLAVRKAQYHWGWDWGPTLLTCGPWRPINLEIYESRLSDLYFETTVDDSLKSAKVVAHATTEGNASKVRFDVSLDSKSLASETVDAKADADTSATFQIQDPALWYPIRYGEQPLYTVTATLLANDNEVDSLSKRIGIRKVELVQRPLKEQPGTSFFFQVNNVPVFCGGSDWIPADNFIPRISKERYYDWIRLLADGNQFMVRVWGGGIYEEPAFYDACDELGVLVWQDFMFGCGNYPAWPELLQSIDREARENVKALRHHPSIVIWAGNNEDYQYAESENLTYDLANKDAQSWLKTDFPARYIYEKILVDACKDLIPDTFYHFGSPWSGQDTRDPTVGDLHQWNVWHGTQEKYQNFDKLVGRFVSEFGMEAFPSVKTIDAYLPKGKDDPDRYPQSSTVDFHNKADGHERRIALYLVENFRYAPDPLEHFVYCTQLMQAECLASAYRLWKRQWKGPGREYCGGALVWQINDCWPVTSWAICDYYLRPKHAYYTVKREMAPISIGITRTEHKHPRDKYTRVDIDTESRIEIWGSNLQLEDLTVDLVVKAWDVETGEETYHETVDKDFVLPENRSTEMAAFAVPARQKGDEGRTVVAAYLVQGGKQIARYVNWPEPLKYLHLQKPKSLKAELAEGGDVVEISAEVPVKGVALEVEDDGVVFSDNLIDIVPGEVVRIGVKGASKETKLETRYLGMLN from the exons ATGGCGTCCCGAACCGTGATCCCCATCGACAAGAACTGGCAGTTCAGACAGGCCGATAAGGATGACAGcgaccttctcgccgtcaGCCAGTTCCCGACCAACGTTCACCTCGACCTGATCCACCACAATATCATCCCCGACCCCTTCATCGGCAAGAACGAGCTCGACGTGCAGTGGATCGGGGAGAAGCAATGGCTGTACAAGACCACCTTCGCCTCCGAGGCCATTCCCGAGGGCGCCCAGGCCGTCCTGGCCTTTGACGGGCTCGACACCTTTGCGACGGTCGTGCTCAACGGCAAGACCATCCTCGAGACGGACAACATGTTCACCCCGGAGCGCGTCGACGTCACAGCCGTGCTCGCCAAGGAAGGAGGCGACAACGAGCTGGTCATCACCTTTGACAGCGCCTACCTGCGCGGCTGGAAGCTGGTCGAGAAGTACCCCGATCACAAGTGGGGGTGCTGGAACGGCGACAACTCGAGGCTGGCTGTGCGGAAAGCCCAATACCACTGG GGCTGGGACTGGGGCCCAACGCTCCTGACCTGCGGTCCCTGGAGGCCCATCAACCTCGAGATCTACGAGTCCCGCCTCTCCGACCTCTACTTTGAGACCACCGTCGACGACTCCCTCAAGAGCGCCAAAGTCGTCGCCCATGCCACGACCGAGGGAAACGCCTCCAAAGTCCGCTTCGACGTCTCCCTTGACAGCAAGTCGCTCGCCTCCGAAACGGTCGACGCCAAAGCCGATGCCGACACCTCGGCGACCTTCCAGATCCAGGACCCCGCGCTGTGGTACCCCATCCGCTACGGCGAGCAGCCCCTCTACACCGTCACGGCCACTCTCCtggccaacgacaacgaggTCGACAGCCTGTCCAAGAGGATCGGCATTCGCAAGGTCGAGCTGGTGCAACGCCCCCTCAAAGAGCAACCCGGCACgtcctttttcttccagGTCAACAACGTGCCCGTCTTCTGCGGGGGGAGCGACTGGATCCCCGCCGACAACTTCATCCCGCGCATCAGCAAGGAGAGGTACTACGACTGGATCCGCCTGCTGGCCGACGGCAACCAGTTCATGGTTCGCGTCTGGGGCGGCGGGATCTACGAGGAGCCGGCCTTCTACGACGCCTGCGACGAGCTGGGCGTCCTCGTCTGGCAGGACTTCATGTTCGGCTGCGGCAACTATCCCGCCTGGCCGGAGCTGCTGCAATCCATCGACCGCGAGGCACGGGAGAATGTCAAGGCGCTGCGGCACCACccgtccatcgtcatctGGGCCGGCAACAACGAGGACTATCAGTACGCCGAGAGCGAGAACCTGACGTACGATCTCGCCAACAAGGACGCTCAGAGCTGGCTCAAGACGGACTTCCCCGCCCGCTACATCTACGAGaagatcctcgtcgacgcctgcAAGGACCTCATTCCCGACACCTTCTACCACTTTGGCAGCCCCTGGAGCGGCCAGGACACGAGAGATCCGACTGTTGGCGACCTGCACCAGTGGAACGTCTGGCATGGCACTCAGGAGAAGTACCAGAACTTTGACAAGCTCGTCGGCCGCTTCGTCTCCGAGTTCGGCATGGAAGCCTTCCCCTCGGTCAAGACCATCGACGCCTACTTGCCCAAGGGCAAAGACGACCCGGACCGCTACCCGCAGTCGTCGACCGTCGACTTCCACAACAAGGCCGACGGCCACGAGCGCCGCATCGCCCTGTACCTCGTCGAGAACTTCCGCTACGCGCCCGACCCGCTGGAGCACTTCGTCTACTGCACCCAGCTCATGCAGGCTGAGTGCCTCGCGTCGGCGTACCGCCTGTGGAAGCGCCAGTGGAAGGGCCCTGGCAGGGAgtattgcggcggcgccctcgtctgGCAGATCAACGACTGCTGGCCCGTCACGTCGTGGGCCATCTGCGACTACTACCTCCGCCCCAAGCACGCCTACTACACCGTCAAGCGCGAGATGGCGCCCATCTCCATCGGCATCACGCGCACCGAGCACAAGCACCCGCGCGACAAGTACACGcgcgtcgacatcgacacAGAGTCGCGCATCGAGATCTGGGGGTCCAACCTgcagctcgaggacctgaccgtcgacctcgtcgtcaaggctTGGGACgtcgagacgggcgaggaaACGTACCACGAGACAGTTGACAAGGACTTTGTCCTGCCGGAGAACAGGTCCAccgagatggcggccttCGCGGTGCCCGCCAGACAaaagggcgacgaggggagGACCGTCGTAGCGGCGTACCTAGTTCAGGGCGGCAAGCAGATTGCGAGGTATGTCAACTGGCCTGAGCCGCTCAAGTACCTGCACCTGCAGAAGCCCAAGAGCCTCAAGGCGGAGCTGGctgagggcggcgatgtggTGGAGATCAGCGCCGAGGTGCCCGTCAAGGGCGTcgcgctcgaggtcgaggacgacggcgtggTCTTCAGCGACAACCTGATCGACATTGTGCCCGGGGAAGTTGTCAGGATCGGTGTCAAGGGGGCCAGCAAGGAGACCAAGCTCGAGACGAGGTACCTGGGTATGTTGAATTAG
- a CDS encoding Putative aconitase X swivel domain, aconitase X catalytic domain-containing protein — protein sequence MDPSKSALSLVGAAHVTGSARGTLMANDTELSMWGGVDPQTGEVIDRHHPLSGRFLCDTILAIPGGRGSCTGSGVMLEMLLNGKGPSAVVFERREDILTLGVIIAQELFGRHIPVVMLKPTDFRLLLAFDGQTVSVDGGNVCAESHDASGTPRQDVHPPIKVPTSHPEESKTAHHAEDQLDNLIRGARLSSRDRELLEGFHGRAARAAMRIVLRMASLLDAEELMDISQVHVDGCLYTGPASLAFAEKLLGLGGKVAVPTTMNSISIDAKRWRALGIDSGFGEVSARLADAYVQMGATPTFTCAPYQLESAPRKGDQVAWGESNAVVYANSVLGAKTMKYPDYLDIAVALTGRAPRGGAHVDSNRLASVLIKVPRTGISIDDSFYPLLGYFVGTQAVGDIPVVAGLEDGFFPTKDDLRAFGAAFATASSAFMFHIVGVTPEAPTLEAVSAPKRELRCVDLDWRALEAYWARFNSAPVSQGVDLVSLGNPHFSLTEMRLLAKLCQGRTKHQAVQVIVTCGRAVHGLASQAGLVGPLEHFGVRFLTDTCWCMITEPIIPLQARTIMTNSGKYAHYGPGLTGRGFRFGSLAMCVEAACSGGSNGEKPGWLQAALFSEVPK from the exons ATGGATCCAAGCAAGTCCGCACTCTCCCTCGTCGGGGCCGCCCATGTCACGGGCTCAGCTCGGGGTACACTCATGGCCAACGATACTGAGCTGAGCATGTGGGGTGGCGTGGACCCCCAGACGGGCGAAGTCATCGACCGTCACCATCCCCTGAGCGGACGGTTTCTGTGCGACACCATCCTGGCCATCCCAGGCGGCAGGGGATCCTGCACTGGCAGCGGCGTCATGCTGGAGATGCTGCTAAACGGCAAGGGGCCGAGCGCGGTTGTGTTCGAGCGCCGAGAAGACATCCTCACTCTcggcgtcatcatcgcccaggAACTCTTTGGCAGACATATCCCCGTTGTGATGCTGAAGCCAACAGACTTCCGCCTGCTGCTCGCCTTCGATGGCCAGACAGTCTCGGTAGATGGAGGAAATGTCTGCGCGGAATCTCACGACGCCTCCGGTACGCCTCGACAAGACGTCCATCCA CCGATCAAGGTCCCTACAAGCCACCCCGAAGAGAGCAAGACCGCCCATCACGCAGAAGATCAACTCGACAACCTGATTCGCGGGGCCCGCCTCTCGAGCAGAGACCGAGAACTCCTTGAAGGGTTCCATGGGCGCGCTGCTCGTGCGGCCATGCGCATCGTTCTGCGGATGGCgagcctcctcgacgccgaggagctgaTGGACATCTCCCAAGTCCACGTCGATGGGTGCCTCTACACGGGACCGGCGTCGCTCGCTTTTGCAGAGAAGCTTCTCGGTCTAGGAGGCAAGGTCGCGGtcccgacgacgatgaacTCCATCTCCATTGACGCGAAGCGGTGGCGAGCCCTCGGCATAGACTCCGGCTTTGGTGAGGTTTCCGCTCGCCTGGCGGATGCCTATGTCCAGATGGGCGCAACGCCCACCTTCACCTGCGCCCCGTACCAGCTGGAAAGCGCACCTCGGAAAGGGGACCAAGTGGCCTGGGGGGAATCGAACGCCGTCGTCTACGCAAACAGTGTTCTCGGGGCCAAAACGATGAAGTACCCGGACTacctcgacatcgccgtTGCCCTGACCGGACGGGCACCGAGAGGGGGTGCTCACGTTGACAGCAACCGGCTCGCGTCCGTGTTGATCAAAGTGCCCCGGACTGGAATCTCCATCGACGACTCCTTCTACCCGCTGCTGGGCTACTTCGTGGGTACCCAGGCGGTCGGTGACATACCTGTCGTGGCAGGCCTCGAAGATGGCTTCTTTCCCACTAAAGACGACCTCCGGGCGTTCGGTGCGGCTTTTGCCACCGCCTCGAGCGCTTTCATGTTCCATATCGTCGGCGTGACCCCCGAAGCCCCGACTCTGGAGGCCGTCAGCGCCCCGAAGCGAGAGTTGCGCTGCGTTGATCTGGACTGGCGAGCACTGGAGGCGTATTGGGCGAGGTTCAACTCCGCCCCCGTCTCGCAGGGCGTCGATCTTGTGTCCCTGGGGAACCCCCATTTCTCCTTGACCGAGATGCGACTCCTGGCCAAGCTTTGTCAGGGACGGACGAAGCATCAGGCCGTCCAAGTCATCGTCACATGCGGCCGCGCCGTGCACGGTCTGGCATCTCAAGCCGGGTTGGTCGGACCGCTGGAGCACTTCGGGGTCCGATTCCTCACCGACACGTGCTGGTGCATGATCACAGAGCCCATCATCCCGCTTCAGGCGCGAACCATCATGACCAATTCCGGAAAGTATGCCCATTACGGGCCAGGGCTCACCGGGAGAGGCTTTCGCTTTGGTAGCTTGGCCATGTGTGTGGAAGCGGCTTGCAGCGGTGGGAGCAACGGCGAGAAGCCCGGGTGGCTGCAAGCTGCTTTGTTCTCAGAGGTACCCAAGTGA
- a CDS encoding Putative zn(2)Cys(6) fungal-type DNA-binding domain-containing protein: MADERQDECSDATSTIPVSRRGGCCCGSCRKKRRSHKKSRNGCHNCKRRKVKCDEVHPQCGNCERFSMTCDYPDSAEGSRTPRNLEEIDAPRKRRRQLAVTDLPTPTASESEAGPSPLPPVDDVECSKHVPYILDTQSLELLHYYMCHTSTTLGDAQVFRDVVPALGFKHDCVLRMILSITSRHLTRIRPDQATYYHSLADDHAAAAFPEVTAMLTQVNEDNSQALYYATVLICLSSLAREPSLGNLLVIAEDGEVPWWALMRGVRIVLDVVGINRIMADTYKALLAGTSVWEDRAFPPTVAETEELQWERALAEVATLVADMFAPDERPHNAALGQLRERYEFVFGGSSAEPVADDGKTFTIIFAWLFLIEEDFVSSLETGHPAALLLLAYYGVLLRKIEHHWFMAGWPLQIVTGVSRLLDSQYVNLLQWPMEQVGLAGVADEPQL, translated from the exons ATGGCGGACGAACGACAGGACGAATGCTCGGATGCCACCTCCACGATACCCGTTTCCCGCCGCGGAGGATGTTGCTGCGGCTCGTGTCGTAAGAAGAGGCGTTCACACAAGAAGTCGAGGAATGGGTGCCATAACTGCAAGAGGAGAAAGGTCAAG TGTGACGAGGTCCATCCACAATGTGGGAACTGCGAAAGGTTCTCGATGACTTGCGATTATCCAGATTCCGCCGAGGGCTCAAGAACACCGCGGAATCTTGAGGAAATCGACGCTCCCAGGAAACGGAGAAGACAGCTTGCCGTCACGGACTTGCCCACTCCGACCGCCTCCGAGTCAGAAGCAGGACCAAGCCCCCTCCCACcggtcgacgatgtcgagtGCAGCAAACATGTCCCGTACATTCTCGACACCCAaagcctcgagctcctccatTACTACATGTGCCACACGTCTACGACGCTCGGAGACGCACAGGTCTTTCGGGACGTGGTCCCTGCCCTCGGCTTCAAGCATGACTGCGTTCTGCGCATGATCCTGTCCATCACGTCCAGGCATCTCACGCGAATCCGGCCCGACCAGGCCACGTACTATCACAGCCTGGCAGACGAtcacgccgccgcggcgttcCCAGAGGTCACCGCCATGCTGACGCAGGTCAACGAGGATAACTCGCAGGCGCTCTACTACGCCACAGTACTCATATGCTTGTCTTCGCTTGCTAGAGAGCCGAGTCTTGGGAACCTACTCGTCATCGCGGAGGATGGAGAGGTCCCGTGGTGGGCGCTCATGCGGGGGGTCCGGATCGTCCTCGATGTTGTCGGCATCAACAGAATAATGGCAGACACTTACAAGGCATTGCTCGCCGGGACGTCCGTCTGGGAGGACCGCGCCTTTCCTCCCACTGTCGCGGAAACGGAGGAGCTGCAATGGGAGCGAGCTCTGGCCGAGGTGGCAactctcgtcgccgacatgtTCGCCCCGGACGAAAGACCCCACAATGCCGCTCTCGGGCAGTTGCGAGAGCGTTACGAGTTTGTCTTTGGGGGGAGCTCGGCTGAACCCGTGGCCGACGATGGGAAAACGTTCACTATCATCTTTGCCTGGCTCTTTTTGATTGAAGAGGACTTCGTGTCCTCGCTGGAGACCGGGCATCCCGCCGCTCTACTTCTTCTGGCATATTATGGCGTCCTGCTGCGCAAGATTGAGCACCACTGGTtcatggctggctggccgctCCAGATCGTGACTGGAGTTTCCAGGTTGCTGGACTCGCAATACGTGAATCTGCTCCAATGGCCAATGGAGCAGGTCGGTCTCGCTGGGGTCGCAGACGAGCCGCAGCTGTGA
- a CDS encoding Putative short-chain dehydrogenase/reductase SDR, NAD(P)-binding domain superfamily — protein MKIQGRTFIISGGASGLGQACVEEICKNGGNVAILDMNEENGNDLVSKLGSSAKFFACDVLDTASIEAAVQGTAAWVKQSGKPVGGVIPAAGVGNPSTILDRNGNPFSLDDWDFVLNINLRGTIDLTRQALALMAKNDPSSPDGERGVVIMVASSAAFDGQKGQVAYAASKGAVAAMTLPMTRDLARFGIRVVTIAPSLFESRMTAVMSDKVRASLERSMEFPVRAGKPEEFAALARHAIENVMLNGTVLRLDGGMRMPSKM, from the exons ATGAAGATTCAAGGCCGCACATTCATCATTTCAGGAGG CGCTTCCGGCCTGGGACAGGCCTGCGTGGAAGAAATTTGCAAGAACGGAGGAAACGTCGCCATTTTGGACATGAACGAGGAGAACGGCAATGACCTGGTCTCTAAGCTGGGGTCCTCGGCCAAGTTCTTCGCCTGCGACGTGCTTGACACCGCAAGCATCGAGGCAGCGGTCCAGGGCACCGCCGCATGGGTGAAGCAGTCCGGCAagcccgtcggcggcgtcatccccGCCGCTGGCGTTGGGAACCCGTCAACA ATATTGGACCGCAACGGCAACCCCTTCAGCCTCGACGACTGGGATTTCGTGCTCAACATCAACCTTCGCGGCACCATCGACCTCACCCGCCAGGCCCTCGCCCTCATGGCCAAAAATGACCCCTCGTCGCCTGACggcgagcgcggcgtcgtcatcatggtcgcctcgtccgccgccttTGACGGCCAAAAGGGCCAGGTCGCCTACGCCGCAAGCAagggtgccgtcgccgccatgacGCTTCCCATGACCCGCGACCTCGCCCGCTTCGGCATCCGCGTCGTCACGATCGCCCCGAGCCTGTTCGAGTCACGCATGACGGCCGTCATGTCCGACAAGGTCCGCGCCAGCCTCGAGCGCTCCATGGAGTTCCCCGTCCGCGCCGGCAAGCCCGAGGAGTTTGCCGCCCTGGCAAGACACGCCATTGAGAACGTGATGCTCAACGGAACTGTGCTGCGTCTGGATGGCGGCATGCGGATGCCGAGTAAGATGTAG
- a CDS encoding Putative alcohol dehydrogenase, zinc-type, GroES-like superfamily, NAD(P)-binding domain superfamily produces the protein MAGTEGKSNLSFILNKPHDVEFAERPVPSVSDAHDVLVAVNYTGICGSDVHYWEHGAIGHFVVKDPMVLGHESAGTVLQVGDAVKTLRVGDRVALEPGYPCRRCGDCLAGHYNLCPEMRFAATPPYDGTLAGFWVAPSDFCYKLPDNVSLQEGALIEPLAVAVHITKQARVTPGASVVVMGAGPVGLLCAAVARSFGATKVVSVDIVQSKLDFARDLASTHTYLSQRVSAEENARALIEQCELGAGADVVIDASGAEPSIQTSLHVVRMGGTYVQGGMGKADINFPIMALCLKEVTARGSFRYGPGDYKLAIDLVANGSVNVKKLITGIVEFKQAEEAFKKVKEGQVIKILIAGPNEKVDSTFSTDVDPKKASEGGNQGGCC, from the exons ATGGCCGGCACCGAGGGCAAAAGC AACCTCTCCTTCATCCTCAACAAGCCGCACGACGTCGAGTTCGCCGAGCGCCCCGTCCCCTCGGTCTCGGACGCCCACGATGTGCTCGTGGCCGTCAACTACACGGGTATCTGCGGCTCTGACGTGCACTACTGGGAGCACGGCGCCATCGGGCACTTTGTCGTCAAGGACCCGATGGTGCTCGGCCACGAGTCGGCCGGCACCGTCCTCcaggtcggcgacgccgtcaagacgctccgcgtcggcgaccgcgtcgccctcgagccgGGCTAcccgtgccgccgctgcggcgACTGCCTCGCCGGCCACTACAACCTCTGCCCCGAGATGCGCTTCGCCGCCACGCCCCCCTACGACGGCACCCTCGCCGGCTTCTGGGTCGCGCCCTCGGACTTCTGCTACAAGCTGCCGGACAACGTGTCGCTGCAGGAGGGCGCGCTGATCGAGccgctggccgtcgccgtccacATCACCAAGCAGGCCCGCGTGACCCCCGGCGCCTCCGTCGTCGTGATGGGCGCCGGCCCCGTCGGCCTGctctgcgccgccgtcgcgcgcTCCTTTGGCGCCACAAAGGTCGTCAGCGTCGACATTGTGCAGTCCAAGCTCGACTTCGCCCGCGACCTGGCCTCGACGCACACGTACCTGTCGCAGCGCGtgtcggccgaggagaacgcGCGCGCCCTGATCGAGCAGtgcgagctcggcgccggcgccgacgtcgtcatcgacgccagCGGCGCCGAGCCGTCGATCCAGACCAGCCTGCACGTCGTCCGCATGGGCGGCACCTACGTCCAGGGCGGCATGGGCAAGGCCGACATCAACTTCCCCATCATGGCGCTGTGCCTCAAGGAGGTGACGGCGCGCGGCAGCTTCCGTTACGGCCCGGGCGACTACAAGCTCGccatcgacctcgtcgccaacggcagCGTCAACgtcaagaagctcatcaCGGGCATCGTCGAGttcaagcaggccgaggaggccttcaagaaggtcaaggagggccAGGTCATCAAgatcctcatcgccggcccCAACGAGAAGGTCGACAGCACCTTTAGCACCGAcgtcgaccccaagaagGCGTCCGAGGGCGGCAACCAGGGTGGCTGCTGTTAA